DNA sequence from the Candidatus Poribacteria bacterium genome:
TATATTCTGTGCCCGTTCCGGTGTCCGCTGCGTCACAGTAACAGCAATTACACTTCCATCCGGTGTTTCTTCAACCTTTAGCTCCTCGTCAATAAGGGTTTTGATGAAGAAGTCTTCCCACTCCGTGAGGGTGAGATCACCCTGTTCTGTCGCCTCCTGAGCAAGTGTAATATTCAACAAATCCGCAAGCCACACGACAAACCGTCCACGATGAACAGGCAATGGATCCAGGAGTCCCTCCTCTCTGAGTTGACGGATAGCCGGTGCAATCACGAGGTCTCGCGATTGTATCTGTGCGGCATAAGCCCCCAAAGAGGGACTGCCCAATAGTCCAGATATCGGTAATTGTGAAAGTAGTGAAGAAGTGGGTTGGCCGTCTAAGACGCGAAGCGTTGTTTCGGATTGATAAACCGGCGAAGTCAGGTCGGTTATAAGAAACGCCACAAAAACGGAGAGCAAAAAAATAAGAAGAACACTCCATTTATGCCGAAAAAGGATCCAAAAATAGTCTGATAATCGAATTTCTCTGACTTCTTCAAAGTGCCTATTATCGGTTGTTTCTGACATCTCTAACCTCTTGAATGGCTGTCAGCTATCGGTTGTTAGTGAAGAGAGTGTTTGTTAAACGCAACCCTCTTTCTGATGGCTGACCGCTATCTTACGCTATCTTAATTGTATCTCAGCAAGACTGTAACAAGCAAGTTCACAAAAGATGTCGCGAAGGTGATGACTCGCCAGTCTAAACGGGTTCTTTCACGGACTCTGAGCTGATCCTTCGGATTCAAGTAAACATCCGAATGCGTTTGATCGAAGTCCAGTTCTTCCTCTGTCCCATCTGCCCGCGTGATTAAGCATTTCTTCGGATTTGCCCTCTCCTCGTTAAACCCACCTGCCATTGCAATGGCTTGACCGAGCGACACCGGTTCAGTAATCACATATTGTCCCGGTTTCTCGACAGCCCCCGTAACACTAATTTTCGCTTCCGCCAACGGGACATACAACGTATCTCCGGGTCCCATCATTACCTCAACATCCGCTGCGGCGAGATCGACTAAAATGCGTTCTTTGTTGGTGATGATTTCTGACTTGTGTAAATTCGCGAAATCCGTCCTCGATCCTCCCGCGATTTTCAATACCTGACTCGCCGGCACCTGCGGTGCTGTTATAGGATAAACACCTGGAGCTACCACTGCTCCTATGACACGCACGGGTCGTTGCTGAAAGACCGACGGAATGAAGATTGTATCATGATCCTTCAAAGGAATATCGGGACCACCCGCATTGATGAGCTGAAGGTAATCAACTTTTTTATAGAGTTTTCCATCCCGCCAGATAGAAATGTCCGTAAGATCCGCAGCTTCATAGTTGATGCCAGAAGATGCGAGGGCTTGGAGGAGATACACCTGTCCGACTTCAAAGACATGGAGATTTCCGCGTGCCCGAAGTTCGACTGCCCCGAACACAAGAATCGTCCGCTTCGGGCGCATGAGCGTTACAAACACACGCGCTGTCGGGAGATGTTTGGAAAAAGCGGACTGCATCTCCGCTTCCAGTTCAGAAACGGTGAGATTCACCGCCTTGATAAGCCCAATCAACGGATACGAGACATAGCCGTCTTGTTGAACCGGCACAGGGACTCGCTCTTTGCTATATTCAGGATAGCCGTCCACCGTGACAACAAAACTGTCACCAACTTGCAATTTATACGTAGATAATTCCGACTGTGATTCTTGTGATTTAGGTTTTGGATCTTTCGACGCAATCTCTGTGTCGATGGTCGGATTTTCGGTGGGGGAATCCGCTGCAGAAATGAGTCCGGAAAGACTAAGTTGTAACACACTCAGCAAAAGTAATATGAATCTTTTAAGAGAAGGTTTTGGGCTGCTCATACATTTGGCGCAAACTCCACCAAAAAACTGATTTCGTAAAGCAGATATGTTCATGTTTTTAATTTTACCTTGCGGAGGAACAACGTGCGTTCAAATTTTGAAGCAATCTTCTCAAATCCGCCTTCCATTTCATTACAGGCTACAAGTTTTGAGGTTATTTTAAGAGAACCCTTTGTTAAACGCAGACCTCTTTACTGACAACCGACTGCTAATTCCTATTTTTTCTTGCGGTTCGGTGAGGTGTAAGAAAGTTTGATAGTGTGCTAAAGCGGTGAAAAATTTAAAAGTTGCGAAGTGGACTCAAGTTGTGAAGTTGCAAAGCAGTCTCTTCCAACTTCCGAACTTTACAGATTTCAGAACACTTTACTGACTTCCTTTTCGTCTATCCGACTGCGCCGTTATTGCAGGCTGCTGCTCGGTATTCATTTTTATATCGGTGAATATTCTAACAGACATTCGCTCAAAAGACAAGGGAAATCACAGGTTATTGGCAATACGAATCTCTTCTTCGCTAAAGGCTTCGTCATGCCATTCAGTTATACGCCATTCGTCATTTCTTTTTTCGAAGATAAAAAGGTTATCACCTTCAGCGTATACACCACTAAATCCACCCTCAAGTGAATGTCCATCGGTCCGCCTGATTCCCATCTTCGTTCATCGTAATTTCTGGTGGGACAGAGAGTTCTATCTCAATATCCTGAAACTTCTCAAAGACGCGAGTAGCAGCGTCTCGTTCCTGTCGAATGTCATCAAACTCTAAATCGTCCGTTTTATCTCCATCTGTTCCCCAATCAGAGACATACAGGAAACCGTCTGCCCAGAAAGTGTTGATATAAGAGTTGACATCCTCGGTTTCATAACCTTGCCGCCACTGATCTAAGACTTTATTGATTTGAAGGAGTTCTTCAGGCGGCACCTGACCTACCTTGTCAGCGTCCCCACACCCCATAAAACCTATGAGTAAAATGAGTACGCCGGTGATTTTTGCAAAAACTCTGAACATAATAATCAAGTATCCTCTTTATTCAAATTGAATTTTGGACCATTTGGATAATATTCCGTTGATTTCTACTGATTTTATTTGCACGTTAGTTGCAAGCCGATGAGGTCTCCTTCAAAAAAAATCCTGATTGTCAACCGTGTTAGGTTAAATCAAGTTGCTACGGACGAGGTTTTAGATATGCAGACCTCGTTTTTCATGGCGGTGGTTGATTATCCATTCTCCGCGCTCACGATCTGGCTGATTAATAACCGCTGATTGCTGACGTCTGACAACTGAATGTCCGTTCTCTATAAGAATGTATATTGCTTTAACCTACAGGTTTATGCTAATATAATGTCGTGAACTTAAAAGCCGTTTTTGAACAACTTCAAGGCAAGCGGGTAGTGATTATCGGCGATGTCATCTTGGACGCATATATCTGGGGGGATGTGAAACGAATTTCGCCAGAAGCCCCTGTTCCAGTGTTTGAAACGACGACAGAGAAGACCGGATGTGGTGGTGCAGCGAATGTCGCTCAAAACGTTGCAAGTTTAGGCGGCAACGCAACTCTGGTCGGGGTCATCGGTGAGGACAGGGAAGGCGAAAAGTTAGTCCAGATGCTAACCGAAATGAATCTCGTTACGACCGGGGTCTACACTGATCCGCAGCGACCGACAAGCACAAAAACACGCGTCATTGCTCGTGGTGCCACGACCTTTCCAGATCGGGAACGGGATTCGGACCATCATTTGCTCCGCATTGACAGGGAATCCAAACAGGAAATCTCTCAGCAGATACGGGAACACCTACTGGACACTATCGTTTCTCAGTTGCCAACAAGTGATGCAATCATCTTCGCTGACTACGATAAAGGGGTCGTCACTGCCCAGTTTATCAAAGGCGTTATGAAACATGCTAAGTCTTACGGTATCCCCATTATCGTCGATCCCAAGCAAAACAACTTCTGGCACTATGAAGGTGTAACCGCCGTTACGCCGAACTACAAGGAAGCAAGTGCCGCTGTCCATGAAGAAATTATGGATGTGTCTGATCTCGTTACTGTTGGTGAGAAAATTCTGAATAGGTTATCCCTCAAAGCGTTGCTAATCACTCGCGATGCGAAGGGGATGTCTCTGTTTCACTGTCCGACAGATAGTACCGTAAAAGTAGAACACCTCCCACCACATTCAAACATCGTGACGGATGTTACAGGCGCAGGGGACACAGTTGTTGCCGCTTTCACGCTCGCGCTCGCAGCGGGTGCTGAATTTCGTAGTGCGGCGGTGCTGTCTAACCTCGCAGGCGGAATAGCCGTTGGTAAGATGGGGTGTGCGACCGTCACACAGAAGGAGTTGCTGCATGCTATTGAGACTTTTTAGTTTTACCTTGCGGTTCGGTCAAGTGGGTTCATAATTTCACGTGCCTTTGCGTATATCCGTCTACGTGTTTTTGCAAACGCTTACGGACGGGCGAGGGTGTGGCTCATTCCTTCGTCTGTGAGCAACACCGTTACCATCTGCCACTTCGTTGCAGATGTATTTCTGCGTATTGTTGCAGGCTGCCATCTTGGTTAAAATTAAGGGGTGTGGCATAAACTTTAAGTTTTTGCATTCAAAGTCGTAGCCCGTAACGAAGTGGAGGGCGGATTTAAGGGATGTGCGCAAAGTTTCAAAACCGCGTTATTTCTCCGCAAGGTAAAATTAAAGATCCGCAAGGTAAAATTAAAAAATGAAGACGATCTTTCTGGATCGAGATGGTGTTATCAATCGGAATCCACCTAATAGAGGCTATGTCCGGAAATGGACAGAATTTACCTTCATTCCAAATTCCCGGAAAGCGATCCGGGAATTAACAGAAAATGGCTATCGAATCATTGTGATAACCAATCAATCAGGAATCGGGAGAGGTCTTTATTCCGAGGAAGATTTGGCGGATATCCACGCACGAATGGTCGCCGAAATTAACAAAGCAGGCGGGAAGATTGACGCAGTTTATTACTGTCCACACCATCCCGAGGCAGGATGTGAGTGTCGAAAACCGAAGTCGGGTATGTTAATACGCGCTGCCCGTGAACACAATATTGAACTGTCAAGTGCCTATTTGATTGGTGATTGGACCACAGATATTGAAGCAGGACAGCGTGTCGGTGCCACAACATTTCTCGTTTTAACAGGACTTGGACAGGAGAGTTATTACCACTACATCAATACGAAACCGTGTCGGCGTGCGGATAAGAACGGACACCGTCCCGAGAAAATCTTCACAAATCTTTACGCAGCAACGCGCTGGCTCAGGAAAATTAAAGGATAGCCTGCAACAACGACGCAGGCGGATTTGAGAAAGGCACGTGAAAAATAAAACCCCCGTTGTTTCTCCGCAAGGTAAAATTAAAGATCCGCAAGGTAAAATTAAAAAGATAGAAACTCGGACAGCTCGTGCGGGTGTTATCGGGCTTGGATATGTCGGGCTACCGCTTGCGGTTGCGATTGCAAAGGCGGGATTCCGAGTTACAGGCATCGATATCTGTTCAGAAAAAATAGAGCGGTTGAAACAGGGTATCTCCGACGTTCCTGATGTAACCAATGCAGTGCTTGCTCCCCTTATTGCGTCCGATCAAATTCAGGTAACAACAGACTTCTCTGTGCTACGAGAATTGGACACGGTTAATATCTGTGTGCCGACCCCTTTAGGTGAAAACCGAACCCCCAACATGCAGTTTATCATCGCTGCGGTTCAGCAAGTTGCGCAATACCTCCACCCCGAACAACTGATTATCCTCGAAAGCACCACCTACCCCGGCACCACCGAAGAAGTCGTGTTACCGGAACTCGACACCCGGTCTCCCGGCACCCTAAAAGTAGGACGTGATTTCTATCTCGCCTACTCACCCGAACGGATTGAACCAGGAAATAGCACTTACTTCGTGACAAACACCCCTAAAATTATCGGCGGTGTCACACCACAGTGCACCCACGTCGCGAAAACCTTCTACGCACAGTTCATTAGTAAAACACACACCGTATCTTCACCTCGAACAGCAGAAATGGTCAAACTCTTAGAAAACACGTTTCGGAG
Encoded proteins:
- the rfaE1 gene encoding D-glycero-beta-D-manno-heptose-7-phosphate kinase is translated as MNLKAVFEQLQGKRVVIIGDVILDAYIWGDVKRISPEAPVPVFETTTEKTGCGGAANVAQNVASLGGNATLVGVIGEDREGEKLVQMLTEMNLVTTGVYTDPQRPTSTKTRVIARGATTFPDRERDSDHHLLRIDRESKQEISQQIREHLLDTIVSQLPTSDAIIFADYDKGVVTAQFIKGVMKHAKSYGIPIIVDPKQNNFWHYEGVTAVTPNYKEASAAVHEEIMDVSDLVTVGEKILNRLSLKALLITRDAKGMSLFHCPTDSTVKVEHLPPHSNIVTDVTGAGDTVVAAFTLALAAGAEFRSAAVLSNLAGGIAVGKMGCATVTQKELLHAIETF
- the gmhB gene encoding D-glycero-beta-D-manno-heptose 1,7-bisphosphate 7-phosphatase, which produces MKTIFLDRDGVINRNPPNRGYVRKWTEFTFIPNSRKAIRELTENGYRIIVITNQSGIGRGLYSEEDLADIHARMVAEINKAGGKIDAVYYCPHHPEAGCECRKPKSGMLIRAAREHNIELSSAYLIGDWTTDIEAGQRVGATTFLVLTGLGQESYYHYINTKPCRRADKNGHRPEKIFTNLYAATRWLRKIKG
- a CDS encoding polysaccharide biosynthesis/export family protein; this encodes MSSPKPSLKRFILLLLSVLQLSLSGLISAADSPTENPTIDTEIASKDPKPKSQESQSELSTYKLQVGDSFVVTVDGYPEYSKERVPVPVQQDGYVSYPLIGLIKAVNLTVSELEAEMQSAFSKHLPTARVFVTLMRPKRTILVFGAVELRARGNLHVFEVGQVYLLQALASSGINYEAADLTDISIWRDGKLYKKVDYLQLINAGGPDIPLKDHDTIFIPSVFQQRPVRVIGAVVAPGVYPITAPQVPASQVLKIAGGSRTDFANLHKSEIITNKERILVDLAAADVEVMMGPGDTLYVPLAEAKISVTGAVEKPGQYVITEPVSLGQAIAMAGGFNEERANPKKCLITRADGTEEELDFDQTHSDVYLNPKDQLRVRERTRLDWRVITFATSFVNLLVTVLLRYN
- a CDS encoding nucleotide sugar dehydrogenase — encoded protein: MKDPQGKIKKIETRTARAGVIGLGYVGLPLAVAIAKAGFRVTGIDICSEKIERLKQGISDVPDVTNAVLAPLIASDQIQVTTDFSVLRELDTVNICVPTPLGENRTPNMQFIIAAVQQVAQYLHPEQLIILESTTYPGTTEEVVLPELDTRSPGTLKVGRDFYLAYSPERIEPGNSTYFVTNTPKIIGGVTPQCTHVAKTFYAQFISKTHTVSSPRTAEMVKLLENTFRSVNIGLINEVALICDRMDLDVWEIIDAAATKPFGFMPFYPGPGLGGHCIPIDPHYLSWKAQMYQYHARFIELATEINSEMPKYVLDKIIHALNLQRKPLNGAKLLILGIAYKKDIGDIRESPALEVIRLILDKKAEFLYHDPYIKNVALDDTETYHSEPLTVNLVESVDCVVILTDHSAIDYDWLVEHAQLIVDTRNATRSVKKGQEKIIKI